The Roseovarius indicus genome has a segment encoding these proteins:
- a CDS encoding MmcQ/YjbR family DNA-binding protein gives MTREEFNAFCATLTGTHHVVQWGDADVWKVGTKVFAICGWNEGRDAFTFKASELAYEVLQDQPGIRPAPYLASRGLKWLQVHAAKGMSDDSLREHIVASYEMVARNLTKKARAELGIVLD, from the coding sequence ATGACGCGGGAGGAGTTCAACGCCTTCTGCGCCACGCTCACCGGCACGCATCACGTGGTGCAGTGGGGCGATGCGGATGTCTGGAAGGTGGGCACGAAGGTGTTTGCCATCTGCGGCTGGAACGAGGGGCGCGACGCTTTCACCTTCAAGGCGTCGGAGCTGGCCTACGAGGTGTTGCAGGACCAGCCGGGCATCCGCCCTGCCCCCTACCTTGCCTCGCGCGGGCTGAAATGGCTGCAGGTCCACGCGGCGAAGGGGATGTCGGATGACAGCCTGCGCGAACATATCGTGGCGTCGTATGAGATGGTGGCCCGCAACCTTACCAAGAAGGCGCGGGCCGAGCTGGGGATCGTGCTCGACTGA
- a CDS encoding DNA helicase has translation MRLSAPIYKLKRQAKRLARDEGIALHAALDRIATEQGFKSWSHLASAAQPGPADSVLRQLEPGDMLLVAARPGQGKTLLGLELALGAGSLGRKGVFFTLDYTRRDVDEHLARLPGQGEIVVDTSDEICAAYITDRLTRLDTPALAVIDYLQILDQRRETPPLADQLAALKAHARAAGAILAMISQVDRAFDPARGQLPGIMDIRMPNPFDPGLFDKACFLHDGQVRMGRVG, from the coding sequence ATGAGGCTGTCAGCCCCCATCTACAAACTGAAACGTCAGGCGAAACGTCTGGCGCGCGACGAGGGCATCGCCCTTCACGCCGCGCTCGACCGGATTGCCACGGAGCAGGGCTTCAAGTCCTGGAGCCACTTGGCCTCGGCAGCACAGCCCGGCCCGGCGGACAGCGTGCTGCGCCAGCTGGAACCGGGCGACATGCTGCTCGTCGCGGCCCGGCCGGGGCAGGGGAAGACCCTGCTGGGCCTCGAACTGGCGCTTGGCGCCGGGTCTTTGGGCCGCAAGGGCGTGTTCTTCACACTCGACTACACCCGTCGCGACGTCGACGAGCACCTGGCCCGCCTGCCGGGGCAGGGCGAGATCGTCGTCGACACCTCCGACGAGATCTGCGCGGCCTACATCACCGACCGGCTGACGCGGCTCGACACGCCGGCGCTGGCGGTGATCGACTACCTCCAGATCCTCGACCAGCGGCGCGAGACCCCGCCGCTCGCCGATCAACTGGCGGCGCTGAAGGCCCATGCCAGGGCGGCGGGCGCCATCCTCGCCATGATCTCGCAGGTCGACCGGGCCTTCGACCCGGCCAGGGGCCAACTGCCCGGGATCATGGATATCCGCATGCCCAACCCGTTCGATCCGGGGCTCTTCGACAAGGCCTGTTTCCTGCATGACGGGCAGGTGCGGATGGGCCGGGTGGGCTGA
- a CDS encoding Re/Si-specific NAD(P)(+) transhydrogenase subunit alpha, with amino-acid sequence MKIGTPKEVLKGENRVAMTPDSALQLQKLGYDCAIETGAGDNAGFKDADYEAAGVEIIKTPAALWKAADIVAKVRVPTETELKRLRKDQTLITFFNPGGNEEGLELAKSKGATVIAMEMVPRISRAQKMDALSSMANIAGYRAVIEAANNFPRLMTGQVTAAGKVAPARVLVVGAGVAGLAAIGTSTSLGAITYAFDVRPEVAEQIESMGAEFVYLDFEEEQKDGSSTGGYAAPSSPEFQEKQLEKFRELAPEVDIVITTALIPNRPAPVLWTKDMVEAMKPGSVIVDLAAERGGNCELTKPDEKIVTDNGVTIVGYTDFPSRMATQSSTLYATNIRHMMTDLTPEKDGKPVHDMEDDVIRGSTVTHKGEITWPPPPPKVQAIAAQKPKEKAKELTPEERKAQEVAAFKQQTKNQVTLLAIGGALVLLAGLYAPASFMQHFIVFVLSVFVGFQVIWNVSHSLHTPLMAVTNAISSIIILGALMQIGSGSFIVILLAALSVFMAGINIFGGFLVTRRMLAMFQKS; translated from the coding sequence TTGAAGATCGGAACGCCAAAGGAAGTTCTGAAGGGCGAGAACCGGGTCGCGATGACGCCGGACTCGGCGTTGCAGCTACAGAAGCTGGGCTATGACTGCGCCATAGAAACCGGGGCAGGCGACAATGCCGGCTTCAAGGATGCCGATTACGAGGCCGCGGGCGTCGAGATCATCAAGACGCCCGCCGCGCTGTGGAAGGCGGCGGATATCGTGGCCAAGGTCCGCGTGCCCACCGAGACCGAGCTGAAGCGGCTGCGGAAAGACCAGACGCTGATCACCTTCTTCAACCCCGGCGGCAACGAAGAGGGGCTGGAGCTCGCCAAGTCGAAAGGCGCCACCGTCATCGCGATGGAGATGGTGCCGCGGATCAGCCGTGCCCAGAAGATGGACGCGCTCAGCTCGATGGCCAATATCGCGGGCTACCGCGCGGTGATCGAGGCGGCCAACAACTTCCCCCGGCTGATGACCGGCCAGGTGACGGCAGCGGGCAAGGTCGCCCCCGCCCGCGTTCTGGTCGTCGGCGCCGGTGTGGCGGGTCTGGCCGCCATCGGCACCTCCACCTCGCTCGGCGCCATCACCTACGCCTTCGACGTGCGCCCCGAAGTGGCCGAGCAGATCGAGTCGATGGGGGCCGAGTTCGTCTATCTCGACTTCGAGGAAGAGCAGAAGGACGGCTCCTCCACCGGCGGCTATGCTGCCCCTTCGAGCCCCGAGTTCCAGGAAAAGCAGCTCGAGAAGTTCCGCGAGCTGGCGCCCGAGGTCGATATCGTCATCACCACGGCGCTCATCCCCAACCGGCCCGCGCCGGTTCTCTGGACCAAGGACATGGTCGAGGCGATGAAGCCCGGCTCCGTCATCGTCGACCTTGCCGCCGAGCGTGGCGGCAACTGCGAGCTGACCAAGCCGGACGAGAAGATCGTCACCGACAACGGCGTGACCATCGTGGGCTATACCGACTTCCCCAGCCGGATGGCGACGCAAAGCTCGACGCTCTACGCCACCAACATCCGCCACATGATGACCGACCTGACGCCCGAGAAGGACGGCAAGCCGGTCCATGACATGGAGGATGACGTCATCCGCGGCTCGACTGTCACCCACAAGGGCGAGATCACCTGGCCACCGCCACCGCCCAAGGTGCAGGCCATCGCGGCCCAGAAGCCCAAGGAAAAAGCGAAAGAGCTGACCCCGGAAGAGCGCAAGGCGCAGGAAGTCGCGGCCTTCAAGCAGCAGACCAAGAACCAGGTCACGCTGCTCGCCATCGGCGGCGCGCTGGTCCTGCTGGCGGGGCTCTATGCGCCGGCCAGCTTCATGCAGCACTTCATCGTCTTCGTCCTGTCGGTCTTCGTGGGCTTCCAGGTCATCTGGAACGTCTCGCACTCCCTGCACACGCCCCTGATGGCGGTCACGAATGCCATTTCGTCGATCATCATCCTCGGCGCGCTGATGCAGATCGGCTCGGGCTCGTTCATCGTCATATTGCTCGCCGCGCTTTCGGTCTTCATGGCCGGGATCAACATCTTCGGCGGCTTCCTCGTCACCCGGCGCATGCTCGCCATGTTCCAGAAGTCCTGA
- a CDS encoding SDR family NAD(P)-dependent oxidoreductase, which produces MLEGKHAIVTGGGTGIGLAIARSLADQGAEVTITGRRREVLEEAAGDTLHPLVMDVTDEASVCDGIAQAVEARGPIQICVPNAGVAEGRALHKTDTEFWRWVMATNLDGAFWTIRESLSSMRNADWGRVIAVSSIAGIRGLKGASAYTASKHGLIGLIRSLSEDYLGKPITFNALCPGYTDTDIISRNVSSISDRAGISQEDALNMMVHVNRHRRLIEPEEVSAAVTWLCGPGSQSINGQTIEIMGGQC; this is translated from the coding sequence ATGCTGGAAGGGAAACACGCAATCGTCACCGGGGGCGGCACGGGCATCGGGCTGGCCATCGCCCGGTCGCTGGCCGATCAGGGCGCGGAGGTGACGATCACCGGCCGCCGCCGCGAGGTGCTGGAAGAGGCCGCGGGCGACACGCTGCACCCGCTGGTGATGGATGTGACCGACGAAGCCTCGGTTTGCGACGGCATCGCACAGGCGGTCGAGGCGCGCGGGCCCATCCAGATCTGCGTGCCCAATGCCGGCGTCGCCGAAGGTCGCGCGCTGCACAAGACCGACACCGAGTTCTGGCGCTGGGTCATGGCCACCAACCTCGACGGCGCGTTCTGGACGATCCGGGAATCGCTGTCGTCGATGCGCAATGCCGACTGGGGCCGGGTCATCGCCGTCTCCTCCATCGCCGGCATCCGCGGGCTGAAGGGCGCATCGGCCTATACCGCGTCGAAACACGGGCTGATCGGCCTGATCCGCAGCCTCAGCGAGGATTACCTCGGCAAGCCGATCACCTTCAACGCGCTCTGCCCCGGTTACACCGATACCGACATCATCAGCCGCAACGTCAGCAGCATCAGCGACCGCGCGGGGATCAGCCAGGAGGATGCGCTCAACATGATGGTGCATGTGAACCGCCACCGCCGCCTGATCGAACCCGAGGAGGTTTCGGCCGCGGTCACATGGCTGTGCGGGCCGGGGTCGCAAAGCATCAACGGTCAGACCATCGAGATCATGGGCGGCCAGTGCTGA
- a CDS encoding gamma-glutamyl-gamma-aminobutyrate hydrolase family protein produces MTRPIIGIIGNSYLIDGSYPVHAGGQMNSDAVAQVADCIPMIVPTDPRFMSVDELLEACDGFLLTGGRPNVHPEEYGHEPTEAHGTFDRSRDAISLPLVRACVERGQPIFGVCRGFQEVNVALGGTLHPEIRDLPGRENHRMPPDGTIEEKFALRHSVKFTEGGVFHRLLGEAEVMTNTLHGQGIIDPGRGVVIDGYAPDGTPEAIYVEGARGFTLSVQWHPEYNAAADPVSRALFGAFGQAARDWAAGRSAPVRRSA; encoded by the coding sequence ATGACCCGCCCGATCATCGGCATCATCGGCAACAGTTATCTTATCGACGGCAGCTACCCGGTTCATGCCGGCGGCCAGATGAACTCGGACGCGGTCGCGCAGGTGGCCGACTGCATCCCGATGATCGTGCCCACCGATCCGCGCTTCATGTCGGTCGACGAACTGCTCGAGGCCTGCGATGGCTTCCTGCTGACCGGCGGGCGGCCCAACGTCCACCCAGAGGAATACGGCCACGAGCCGACCGAGGCACATGGCACCTTCGACCGGTCGCGCGACGCGATCTCGCTGCCGCTGGTGCGGGCCTGTGTCGAACGCGGGCAGCCGATCTTCGGCGTCTGCCGCGGCTTCCAGGAGGTGAACGTGGCGCTGGGCGGCACGTTGCACCCCGAGATCCGTGACCTTCCGGGGCGCGAGAACCACCGCATGCCCCCCGACGGCACCATCGAAGAGAAATTCGCCCTGCGCCATTCGGTGAAGTTCACCGAGGGCGGGGTCTTCCACCGCCTGCTGGGCGAGGCCGAGGTGATGACCAACACCCTTCACGGGCAGGGCATCATCGACCCGGGCCGCGGCGTGGTGATCGACGGCTACGCCCCCGACGGCACGCCCGAGGCGATCTATGTCGAGGGCGCGCGGGGCTTCACCCTGTCGGTGCAGTGGCACCCCGAGTACAACGCCGCCGCAGACCCGGTCAGCCGCGCGCTCTTCGGCGCGTTCGGGCAGGCCGCGCGCGACTGGGCGGCAGGGCGGTCGGCGCCGGTGCGGCGCTCGGCCTGA
- the pepN gene encoding aminopeptidase N: MKDASPQTIYLKDYTPFGFRIDEVALTFRLDPSATRVISRIAFRPNPEAQDRRFFLHGEKLKLISASIDGQPVAPDVTDEGLTCEVPDTPFVWEAEVEIDPQANTALEGLYMSNGMYCTQCEAEGFRKITYYPDRPDVLAPFDVRIEGEEKVLLSNGNPGAQGDGFAEWHDPWPKPAYLFALVAGDLVNHPGHFTTRSGKPVELNVWVRPGDENKCAFAMESLIKSMKWDEEVYGREYDLDIFNIVAVDDFNMGAMENKGLNIFNSAAVLANPATSTDMNFERIEAIIAHEYFHNWTGNRITCRDWFQLCLKEGLTVFRDSEFTADMRSAAVKRISDVIALRARQFREDNGPLAHPVRPESFVEINNFYTATVYEKGAELIGMLKTLVGDEGYAKALDLYFERHDGDAATIEDWLAVFEEATGRDLTQFMRWYTDAGTPRLKVTDDYADGTYTLHFEQSTPPTPGQTDKPPRVIPIAVGLLGPNGDEVLETQVLEMTETKQSFSFEGLGAKPVPSVLRGFSAPVIVERETDNAERAFLLAHDTDPFNKWEAGRDLARDGLLAMLRDGAQPDDLYLDAVQAMLRDDSLDPAFRWLALGLPSQDDLAQALYDGGTTPDPQAIWEALETLKHARAEAMQDLAPKLYAQYQVTEPYQPNAEQSGARALANGALGLITRLDGGAQAQAQYDAADNMTQQLAAFSCLLQAGKGDAATQAFYDQWRHDRLVIDKWFSLQVVNAAPEDAADVAERLTGHPDFSMKNPNRFRATLGALAMNAVGFHHASGKGYRVLADWLIKLDPLNPQTTARMCSAFETWRRYDADRQAKIAAELDRILAVEGLSRDTTEMVSRIRGA; encoded by the coding sequence ATGAAGGACGCATCCCCCCAGACGATCTACCTGAAGGACTATACGCCCTTCGGCTTTCGCATCGACGAGGTCGCGCTGACCTTCCGGCTTGATCCGTCTGCCACGCGGGTGATCTCGCGCATTGCCTTCCGGCCCAATCCGGAGGCGCAAGACCGCCGCTTTTTCCTGCATGGCGAGAAGCTCAAGCTGATCTCGGCCAGTATCGACGGCCAGCCCGTCGCCCCCGACGTGACCGACGAGGGCCTGACCTGCGAGGTGCCCGACACCCCCTTCGTCTGGGAGGCCGAGGTCGAGATCGACCCCCAGGCCAACACCGCGCTCGAGGGGCTTTACATGTCGAACGGCATGTACTGCACCCAATGCGAGGCCGAGGGCTTCCGCAAGATCACCTATTATCCCGACCGCCCCGACGTGCTGGCCCCCTTCGACGTGCGGATCGAGGGGGAGGAAAAGGTGCTGCTGTCGAACGGCAACCCCGGCGCGCAGGGCGACGGCTTTGCCGAATGGCACGACCCGTGGCCCAAGCCCGCCTATCTCTTTGCCTTGGTGGCCGGTGACCTGGTGAACCATCCGGGCCACTTCACCACGCGGTCGGGCAAGCCCGTCGAGCTCAACGTCTGGGTCCGCCCCGGCGACGAGAACAAATGCGCCTTCGCCATGGAGAGCCTGATCAAGTCGATGAAGTGGGACGAGGAGGTCTATGGCCGGGAATACGACCTCGACATCTTCAACATCGTTGCGGTCGACGATTTCAACATGGGCGCGATGGAGAACAAGGGGCTGAACATCTTCAACTCGGCCGCCGTTCTGGCCAACCCGGCCACCTCGACCGACATGAATTTCGAACGGATCGAGGCGATCATCGCGCATGAGTATTTCCACAACTGGACGGGCAACCGCATCACCTGCCGCGACTGGTTCCAGCTGTGCCTGAAGGAGGGCCTGACCGTCTTCCGCGACAGCGAGTTCACCGCCGACATGCGCTCGGCCGCGGTCAAGCGGATTTCCGACGTGATCGCCCTGCGCGCCCGGCAGTTCCGCGAGGATAACGGCCCGCTGGCGCACCCGGTGCGGCCCGAAAGCTTTGTCGAGATCAACAACTTCTACACCGCCACGGTCTATGAAAAGGGCGCCGAGCTGATCGGGATGCTCAAGACGCTGGTGGGGGACGAGGGGTATGCCAAGGCGCTCGACCTCTATTTCGAGCGCCATGACGGCGATGCCGCCACGATCGAGGACTGGCTTGCCGTCTTCGAGGAGGCGACGGGGCGCGATCTCACGCAGTTCATGCGCTGGTACACCGATGCGGGCACGCCGCGCCTGAAAGTCACCGACGACTATGCAGACGGCACCTATACGCTACATTTCGAGCAGTCGACGCCGCCCACGCCGGGCCAGACCGACAAGCCGCCGCGGGTCATTCCCATCGCCGTGGGGCTGCTGGGCCCCAATGGCGACGAGGTACTTGAAACGCAGGTGCTGGAAATGACGGAGACCAAGCAGAGCTTCAGCTTCGAGGGGCTCGGCGCCAAGCCGGTGCCATCGGTCCTGCGCGGCTTCTCGGCCCCGGTGATCGTCGAGCGCGAGACCGACAATGCCGAGCGCGCCTTCCTGCTGGCCCATGACACCGACCCGTTCAACAAGTGGGAAGCGGGCCGCGACCTGGCGCGCGATGGGTTGCTGGCGATGCTACGCGACGGGGCCCAGCCCGACGACCTCTATCTCGACGCGGTGCAGGCCATGCTGCGCGATGACAGCCTCGACCCGGCCTTCCGCTGGCTGGCGCTTGGGCTGCCCTCGCAGGACGACCTGGCCCAGGCGCTTTACGATGGCGGCACCACCCCCGACCCGCAGGCGATCTGGGAGGCGCTGGAAACCCTCAAGCACGCCCGCGCCGAGGCGATGCAGGACCTCGCGCCGAAGCTTTACGCGCAATACCAGGTGACCGAGCCCTACCAGCCCAATGCCGAACAATCGGGCGCGCGGGCGCTGGCCAACGGGGCGCTCGGGCTCATCACCCGGCTCGATGGCGGCGCACAGGCGCAGGCCCAGTATGACGCCGCCGACAACATGACCCAGCAGCTCGCCGCCTTCTCCTGCCTGTTGCAGGCGGGCAAGGGCGACGCGGCGACGCAGGCCTTCTATGACCAGTGGCGGCATGACCGGCTGGTCATCGACAAGTGGTTCTCCCTCCAGGTCGTCAACGCCGCCCCCGAAGACGCGGCGGACGTGGCCGAACGGCTGACCGGGCACCCCGATTTCAGCATGAAGAACCCGAACCGTTTCCGCGCCACGCTTGGCGCGCTGGCGATGAACGCGGTGGGCTTCCACCATGCGTCGGGGAAAGGCTACCGGGTGCTGGCGGACTGGCTGATCAAGCTCGACCCGCTCAACCCGCAGACCACGGCGCGCATGTGCTCGGCCTTCGAGACGTGGAGGCGCTACGATGCCGACCGGCAGGCGAAGATCGCCGCCGAACTGGACCGCATCCTCGCGGTCGAGGGGCTCAGCCGCGACACCACGGAGATGGTCAGCCGCATCCGCGGGGCGTGA
- a CDS encoding methyltransferase family protein has translation MQKWIDIPPVWLAAFAAIAWWQSAYHPMGLGFGGAWADFAGGLLVGGGLVLVALAFAEFRRHKTTVIPHQEADRLIQTGIFRRSRNPIYLADVLILAGLILRWDAVLSLPLVPILLWVLENRFVIPEEDRLRRKFRAEFARYCQKTRRWV, from the coding sequence ATGCAGAAATGGATCGACATACCGCCCGTCTGGCTGGCCGCCTTCGCCGCGATTGCCTGGTGGCAGAGCGCCTATCACCCCATGGGGCTTGGCTTCGGCGGCGCCTGGGCCGATTTCGCGGGCGGCCTGCTGGTTGGCGGCGGGCTGGTGCTGGTCGCGCTGGCCTTTGCCGAGTTCCGCCGCCACAAGACCACGGTCATCCCGCACCAGGAAGCCGACCGCCTGATCCAGACCGGCATCTTCCGCCGCAGCCGCAACCCGATCTACCTGGCCGACGTCCTGATCCTCGCAGGGCTGATCCTGCGATGGGACGCGGTCCTGTCGCTTCCGCTCGTTCCGATCCTGCTCTGGGTGCTTGAAAACCGCTTCGTGATTCCGGAAGAAGACCGCCTCCGCCGCAAGTTTCGGGCCGAATTCGCCCGCTATTGCCAAAAAACGCGGCGTTGGGTCTGA
- a CDS encoding phasin family protein, with product MADNKKTGKQTQSTMDPFGFSEMFQESFKMFDPERVAQMFDPQKVFAQMPAMQSADMDMNSIIKKNQASFEAMVEANKAAAATYQDMLEKQMDIFNRMTSAAQDVAKKTESPVSPDAAAKNSKVYAEAAETAFNLMREMAEAAQSANQEAFDRLSGQVAQAMDNMKNK from the coding sequence ATGGCCGACAACAAGAAAACCGGCAAGCAGACCCAATCCACGATGGATCCGTTCGGATTTTCCGAGATGTTCCAGGAGTCGTTCAAGATGTTCGACCCCGAGCGCGTGGCCCAGATGTTCGACCCGCAGAAGGTCTTCGCGCAGATGCCGGCGATGCAGTCTGCCGACATGGACATGAATTCCATCATCAAGAAGAACCAGGCCTCGTTCGAGGCGATGGTCGAGGCCAACAAGGCCGCCGCCGCCACCTACCAGGACATGCTGGAAAAGCAGATGGATATCTTCAACCGCATGACCTCTGCGGCGCAGGACGTGGCGAAGAAGACCGAAAGCCCGGTCAGCCCCGATGCGGCCGCGAAGAATTCCAAGGTCTATGCCGAGGCGGCCGAGACCGCCTTCAACCTGATGCGCGAAATGGCCGAAGCCGCGCAGTCCGCCAACCAGGAGGCGTTCGACCGCCTGAGCGGGCAGGTGGCGCAGGCCATGGACAACATGAAAAACAAGTAA
- a CDS encoding NAD(P)(+) transhydrogenase (Re/Si-specific) subunit beta encodes MEFGFTIAAYVVAAVLFILSLGGLSGQESAKRAVWYGIVGMGLAVLATLIGPGSGLWLLSLILVAAGGVIGVYVAKRVQMTEMPQLVAAMHSLVGLAAVFVGFNADIEIGRVMAMEADTYSSLQGFAALIAKKTQVEINILRVELFLGVFIGAVTFTGSVIAFGKLAGKVSSKAEKLPGGHVLNAGAAIISVVCLIWYLSSGGFIPLALMTVMALFIGYHLIMGIGGADMPVVVSMLNSYSGWAAAAIGFSLGNDLLIVVGALVGSSGAILSYIMCKAMNRSFISVILGGFGNDGGPAAEIEGEQVAIEADGVAQALNEADSVIIVPGYGMAVAQAQQAVSELTNKLRAKGKNVRFGIHPVAGRLPGHMNVLLAEAKVPYDIVLEMEEINDDFPETDVVIVIGSNDIVNPAAQEDPNSPIAGMPVLEVWKAKNVFVSKRGQGTGYSGIENPLFYKDNTRMFYGDAKESVTKLIGLID; translated from the coding sequence ATGGAATTCGGATTTACCATTGCGGCCTATGTCGTGGCCGCCGTTCTCTTCATCCTCTCGCTGGGGGGGCTCTCGGGTCAGGAAAGCGCCAAGCGCGCCGTCTGGTACGGCATCGTCGGCATGGGCCTCGCGGTTCTGGCCACGCTCATCGGGCCGGGCTCCGGCCTCTGGCTGCTGTCGCTGATCCTCGTCGCCGCGGGTGGCGTGATCGGGGTCTATGTCGCCAAGCGCGTCCAGATGACCGAGATGCCGCAGCTTGTCGCCGCCATGCACTCGCTGGTGGGTCTCGCCGCGGTCTTCGTGGGCTTCAACGCCGATATCGAGATCGGCCGCGTCATGGCGATGGAGGCGGACACCTATTCCAGCCTGCAGGGCTTCGCCGCGCTCATTGCCAAGAAGACCCAGGTCGAGATCAACATCCTGCGGGTCGAGCTGTTCCTCGGCGTCTTCATCGGGGCGGTCACCTTCACCGGCTCGGTCATCGCCTTCGGCAAGCTGGCGGGCAAGGTCAGCTCCAAGGCAGAGAAGCTGCCGGGCGGGCATGTGCTGAACGCCGGGGCGGCGATCATCTCGGTCGTCTGCCTGATCTGGTACCTGAGCTCGGGCGGGTTCATTCCGCTGGCGCTGATGACCGTGATGGCGCTCTTCATCGGCTATCACCTGATCATGGGCATCGGCGGCGCCGACATGCCGGTCGTTGTGTCGATGCTGAACAGCTACTCAGGCTGGGCAGCCGCTGCTATCGGCTTCTCGCTGGGCAATGACCTTCTCATCGTGGTGGGCGCCCTCGTGGGCTCCTCCGGTGCGATCCTCAGCTACATCATGTGCAAGGCGATGAACCGCTCGTTCATCAGCGTGATCCTCGGCGGCTTCGGCAACGATGGCGGCCCGGCGGCGGAAATCGAGGGCGAACAGGTCGCCATCGAGGCCGACGGCGTGGCACAGGCCCTCAACGAGGCCGACAGCGTGATCATCGTGCCGGGCTACGGCATGGCGGTGGCGCAGGCGCAGCAGGCGGTCAGCGAGCTGACCAACAAGCTGCGCGCCAAGGGCAAGAACGTGCGCTTCGGCATCCACCCCGTGGCGGGCCGTCTTCCCGGCCACATGAACGTGCTGCTGGCCGAGGCGAAGGTGCCCTACGACATCGTGCTCGAGATGGAAGAGATCAACGACGACTTCCCGGAAACGGACGTCGTGATCGTCATCGGCTCGAACGACATCGTGAACCCCGCCGCCCAGGAAGACCCCAACAGCCCCATCGCCGGCATGCCGGTGCTGGAGGTCTGGAAGGCCAAGAACGTCTTCGTCTCGAAGCGCGGTCAGGGCACGGGCTATTCCGGCATCGAGAACCCGCTCTTCTACAAGGACAACACGCGGATGTTCTACGGCGACGCGAAAGAGAGCGTGACCAAGCTGATCGGCCTGATCGACTGA
- a CDS encoding carboxymuconolactone decarboxylase family protein has protein sequence MTPRLNFHTASPEAAKAMLALEEASRSLSIPLALRELVKMRVSQINGCAYCLDMHAPDARKAGITQQQLDVLAAWRESPAFSRRERAALAWAEALTRLEATAAPERDYAALAAEFSETEQADLTLVINVINAWNRFAVGFRSVHPAREDRDAA, from the coding sequence ATGACACCCCGACTGAATTTCCATACCGCCTCGCCCGAGGCCGCCAAGGCGATGCTGGCGCTGGAGGAGGCAAGCCGCAGCCTGTCGATCCCGCTGGCGCTGCGCGAGCTGGTCAAGATGCGCGTGTCGCAGATCAACGGCTGCGCCTATTGTCTCGACATGCACGCGCCCGACGCCCGCAAGGCCGGGATCACCCAGCAACAGCTCGACGTGCTGGCGGCATGGCGCGAAAGCCCGGCCTTCTCGCGACGCGAACGGGCCGCGCTGGCCTGGGCCGAGGCGCTGACCCGGCTCGAGGCGACCGCCGCGCCGGAGCGTGATTACGCCGCGCTGGCCGCCGAGTTCAGCGAAACCGAACAGGCCGACCTGACCCTTGTCATCAACGTGATCAACGCGTGGAACCGGTTCGCCGTGGGGTTCCGCTCGGTCCACCCGGCACGAGAGGACCGCGATGCCGCCTGA